One Conger conger chromosome 18, fConCon1.1, whole genome shotgun sequence DNA window includes the following coding sequences:
- the rrp12 gene encoding RRP12-like protein, which yields MVKSGKLRSGTAQKVTRWKKGHSSDSNPQANRYRQAAKSRFFSRPTAKSDLTVDALKLHNELQSGPLEKGEGGPGDACAMDEPAFSERTSGTFLSGLSDCSNLTFRKVQRFWESNSAAHKEICAVLAAVTEVIRSQGGSETETEYFAALMTTMEAVESSESLAAVAYLLNLVLKRVPAPVLIKRFSDTAKVFMNVMSSQASSDCSSALRWVISCLATLLRKQELSVWSYPSTLQLYHGLLSFTVHSKPKVRKAAQQGVGSVLKGSDFLFGGSAPLHHPAAVTTAKFCIKEIEAAGGSKEDTTTLHVLGLLKDLLSGFPVAAVKSCSETLLRVMTLSHVLVTASAMQAFHRLFSSKPNSSTVSPELNAQIITALYDYLPSENDLQPLLAWLAVMEKAHVHLSSLQSSLSLGHLPRLFSTTMSCLLSPHSQVVSTATQTLKTLLTECVAPHMAEIGLVTPTASTGHAPYICKMFRTVEEGLSYRFHASWPFVFQVLGSFYRVAGQQAHPIMTKSLQSLSDLRATPQFPFGGELDLAFGGAVEAMGPEVVLTAVPLQITGAQDDMEFPRSWLIPVIRDHVKNTQLAYFTSYFLPLAATLRQRAEELEKAGQKLEAKVYQTLQLQIWTMLPGFCLKPVDLCVAFKGIARALGSVVSERPDLRLTVCQALRTLITKSCESEEDKAEVRRFAKNFLPILFNVYSTQPAPGESAPSRMAVLETIKVYLTITDQQMVCTFLQKATEKLSGPDCTEFTRLSVMDLVVAMAPFVDEATMSQTYELMRPYLESKESGVQKKAYRVLEEMCGGEREACRSFVLSNLEQLKQVLLGSLKSAASPAKRPRLKCLIHIVRQLTAEHTDFITALLPEVIICTKEMSVGARKNAYTLLVDMARAYIRFFSTPKEGLDQYLQMVYIGLSGSVTMITCTVMALTRLLFEFKDLMDRLVVEQLLHNMVMLLMSRTREIVKAALSFVKVILFVMDVKDLANHVPAIMEGIGNIKDDVRRHFRAKLKNIFTKFIRKFGFELVKSMLPEEHHKVLANIRKAEARSKRHKLLQKAEDEGSESEEDTPKAKGASIEEILAESDSEDSEDEKPKKGQKASARQKGKAWLKEGGGDEPLNFLDPKVSQRVLATNPDLKKSRKVQHGFKVTSDGRLIIREDGDEDDKAKADSGEMKDILEEAGVKSKKTQKRRFQDGNFDDDMDIEPQMKYKAGGSGIHRPLSQKKGFGAEFKAKKGKGDIKQKGKCDPYAYIPLKKSQLNRRKKAKLQGQFKGMVRGAQKGARLGKRMQKNKRKA from the exons ATGGTGAAATCTGGGAAGCTTCGGTCCGGGACCGCGCAGAAAGTTACGCGTTGGAAGAAGGGCCATAGCAGCGATTCCAACCCACAGGCAAACCGATATCGACAGGCTGCCAAAAGTCGGTTTTTTAGCCGTCCTACAG CGAAAAGTGACCTGACCGTAGACGCACTCAAACTCCACAATGAGCTGCAGTCAGGACCCCTGGAGAAGGGCGAGGGTGGCCCGGGAGATGCCTGCGCCATGGACGAGCCCGCCTTCTCCGAGAGGACCTCCGGAACCTTCCTGAGCGGCCTGTCCGACTGCTCCAACCTCACCTTCCGGAAGGTGCAGCGCTTCTGGGAGTCCAATTCCGCCGCACACAAAGAG ATTTGTGCCGTTCTGGCTGCGGTCACAGAGGTGATCAGATCCCAGGGCGGAAGCGAGACGGAGACAGAGTACTTTGCGGCTTTG atGACGACCATGGAAGCAGTGGAGTCCAGCGAGTCTCTGGCAGCAGTGGCGTACCTCCTGAACCTGGTCCTGAAGCG CGTGCCTGCCCCGGTGCTGATCAAGAGGTTCTCCGACACGGCGAAGGTCTTCATGAACGTCATGTCTTCACAGGCCAGCTCCGACTGCTCCTCTGCTCTGCGCTGG gtgatCTCGTGTTTGGCCACCTTGCTGCGGAAGCAGGAGTTGTCCGTGTGGAGCTACCCCTCCACCCTGCAGCTGTACCATGGGCTGCTGAGCTTCACTGTGCACTCTAAACCCAAG GTGCGGAAGGCAGCCCAGCAGGGCGTCGGCTCCGTCCTGAAAGGCAGTGACTTCCTGTTCGGTGGCTCCGCCCCCTTGCATCACCCTGCTGCCGTGACAACGGCCAAGTTCTGTATCAAAGAGATCGAGGCGGCCGGAG GCAGTAAAGAGGACACCACCACGCTGCACGTTCTGGGGCTGCTGAAGGACCTGCTGTCGGGGTTCCCCGTCGCCGCGGTGAAGTCGTGCAGCGAGACCCTGCTGCGCGTGATGACCCTGAGCCACGTG CTGGTGACTGCAAGCGCCATGCAGGCCTTCCACCGGCTCTTCAGCTCCAAACCCAACAGCAGCACCGTGAGCCCTGAACTCAACGCCCAGATCATCACT GCTCTGTACGATTACCTGCCCAGTGAGAACGACCTGCAGCCCCTGCTGGCCTGGCTGGCTGTCATGGAGAAGGCGCACGTTCACCTGTCCAG TCTGCAGAGCTCTCTGAGTTTGGGACACCTGCCTCGCCTCTTCTCCACCACCATGTCCTGCCTGCTGTCCCCCCACTCACAGGTCGTCTCCACGGCAACGCAGACGCTGAAG ACCCTTCTGACCGAGTGTGTCGCTCCACACATGGCAGAGATCGGCCTAGTCACGCCCACTGCCTCCACTGGCCACGCCCCCTACATCTGTAAGATGTTCCG GACGGTGGAGGAGGGACTTTCGTATCGTTTCCACGCCTCCTGGCCGTTCGTGTTCCAGGTGTTGGGCTCCTTCTATCGGGTGGCAGGACAACAGGCTCACCCAATCATGACCAAG aGCCTGCAGTCCCTCAGCGATCTCCGTGCCACCCCACAGTTCCCCTTCGGGGGGGAGCTGGACCTGGCGTTCGGGGGGGCCGTGGAGGCCATGGGCCCGGAGGTGGTCCTGACCGCCGTGCCCCTGCAGATCACCGGTGCaca AGACGACATGGAGTTCCCCCGCAGCTGGCTGATCCCCGTGATCCGAGATCACGTGAAGAACACTCAGCTGGCCTACTTCACTTCCTACTTCCTGCCCCTGGCCGCCACGCTCCGGCAGAGAG CTGAGGAGCTGGAGAAAGCAGGACAGAAGCTGGAGGCCAAGGTTTACCAGACCCTGCAGCTGCAG ATCTGGACCATGCTTCCCGGGTTCTGTCTGAAGCCCGTGGACCTCTGCGTGGCGTTTAAGGGCATCGCGCGGGCGCTGGGCTCGGTCGTCAGCGAACGACCCGACCTCCGGCTGACCGTCTGCCAGGCGCTGCGCACCCTCATCACCAAGAGCTGCGAGTCAG AGGAGGACAAGGCGGAGGTCCGTCGCTTTGCGAAGAACTTCCTCCCCATCCTGTTCAACGTGTACAGCACTCAGCCTGCCCCGGGAGagagcgccccctccaggatgGCTGTGCTAGAGACCATCAAGGTCTACCTGACCATAACCGACCAACAG ATGGTGTGCACGTTCCTGCAGAAGGCCACGGAGAAGCTCAGCGGGCCGGACTGCACAGAGTTCACACG GCTGTCGGTGATGGACCTGGTCGTTGCCATGGCGCCGTTTGTGGATGAGGCGACGATGAGTCAGACCTACGAGCTCATGAGGCCTTACCTGGAG AGTAAGGAGTCGGGGGTGCAGAAGAAGGCGTACCGGGTCCTGGAGGAGATGtgcgggggggagagggaggcctGCCGCAGTTTCGTCCTCTCCAACCTGGAGCAGCTGAAGCAGGTGCTGCTGGGGTCGCTGAAGAGCGCAGCATCCCCCGCCAAGAGG CCCAGATTGAAGTGTCTGATCCATATCGTGAGGCAGCTGACCGCGGAGCACACAGACTTCATCACCGCCCTGCTGCCCGAG GTGATTATTTGCACTAAGGAGATGTCGGTGGGAGCCCGTAAGAACGCGTACACGCTCCTGGTGGACATGGCGCGCGCGTACATCCGCTTCTTCAGCACCCCCAAAg agggtCTGGATCAGTACCTGCAGATGGTGTACATTGGTCTGAGCGGCTCGGTCACCATGATCACCTGCACTGTGATGGCCCTCACCCGACTGCTCTTTGAGTTCAAAG atcTGATGGACAGGCTGGTCGTGGAGCAGTTGCTTCATAACATGGTCATGCTCCTGATGTCCCGCACCCGGGAGATCGTCAAGGCTGCGCTGAGCTTCGTCAAGGTCATCCTGTTCGTGATGGACGTGAAGGACCTGGCCAATCACGTGCCAGCGATT ATGGAGGGCATCGGGAACATCAAAGATGATGTGAGGAGGCACTTCAGGGCGAAGCTGAAGAACATCTTCACCAAATTCATCCGCAAGTTTGG GTTCGAGCTGGTGAAGAGCATGCTCCCGGAGGAGCACCACAAGGTTCTTGCCAACATCCGCAAGGCTGAGGCCCGAAGCAAGAGGCACAAGCTCCTGCAGAAGGCCGAGGACGAGGGCTCGGAGAGCGAGGAGGACACCCCCAAAGCCAAGGGAGCGAG CATCGAGGAGATCCTGGCCGAGTCGGACTCGGAGGACTCGGAGGACGAGAAGCCCAAGAAGGGCCAGAAGGCCTCGGCTCGGCAGAAGGGCAAGGCCTGGCtcaaagagggggggggagacgaGCCCCTCAACTTCCTGGACCCCAAAGTCTCTCAGAGAGTCCTCG CCACGAACCCGGACCTGAAGAAGAGCAGGAAGGTGCAGCACGGCTTCAAGGTGACGTCCGACGGGCGCTTGATCATCCGAGAGGACGGAGACGAGGACGACAAGGCTAAAG CTGACAGTGGAGAAATGAAAGACATACTGGAGGAAGCTGGAGTCAAAAGC AAGAAGACCCAGAAACGGAGGTTCCAAGACGGCAACTTTGATGACGACATGGATATCGAACCACAGATGAAGTATAAAG CTGGCGGTTCTGGAATCCACAGGCCTCTTTCTCAGAAAAAGGGTTTTGGAGCCGAGTTTAAGGCCAAA AAGGGCAAAGGGGACATCAAGCAGAAGGGGAAGTGTGACCCGTATGCCTACATCCCGCTGAAGAAGTCCCAGCTCAACCGCAG GAAGAAGGCCAAGCTCCAGGGCCAGTTTAAGGGCATGGTGAGGGGGGCGCAGAAGGGGGCTCGGCTGGGCAAGAGGATGCAGAAGAACAAGAGGAAAGcgtaa